One Nocardioides aromaticivorans genomic window carries:
- a CDS encoding MmcQ/YjbR family DNA-binding protein: MAHPIMFTDDDPGLAELRRICLALPGAEERVSHGRPTFRAGRIFAAFGGSERIRPGEHRMVPGAFIFTPDDVDLPAIDADERFFVPAYYGPHGGRAIDLATPDIDWAEIAELADASYRRIASRKLLAELDARGGVTPG, from the coding sequence GTGGCCCACCCGATCATGTTCACCGACGACGACCCTGGTCTGGCCGAGCTGCGGCGGATCTGCCTCGCCCTCCCGGGCGCCGAGGAGCGGGTCAGCCACGGCCGGCCGACCTTCCGTGCGGGCAGGATCTTCGCGGCCTTCGGCGGATCGGAGCGGATCCGGCCGGGGGAGCACCGGATGGTGCCGGGCGCCTTCATCTTCACCCCCGACGACGTCGACCTGCCGGCGATCGACGCTGACGAGCGGTTCTTCGTGCCCGCCTACTACGGCCCCCACGGTGGCCGAGCGATCGACCTCGCCACGCCCGACATCGACTGGGCCGAGATCGCGGAGCTGGCCGACGCGTCCTACCGGCGGATCGCCTCGAGGAAGCTGCTCGCCGAGCTCGACGCCCGCGGCGGCGTCACGCCGGGCTGA
- a CDS encoding daunorubicin resistance protein DrrA family ABC transporter ATP-binding protein — translation MTATNAVHATGLVKRFGAFHAVDGIDLEVRPGEIFGVLGPNGAGKTTTLKMLATLLPIDGGEAEIFGVDVRREPHRIRQLVGVTGQYASVDENLTGAENLILFARLLGQSTAQARRTAADLLGRFGLEEAADRQIQNFSGGMRRRLDLAASLIARPPLIFLDEPTTGLDPRTRGQMWDTIRELVAQGSTILLTTQYLDEADQLADRIAVIDRGRKVAEGTPDQLKSSVGSSTLHLRVVDREQTARAAAIVERVLGEAPVLTPEAGGLNIALGDANQTADVLIALRQGEVDITTAAVRQPTLDEVFLTLTGHHAEDDTDKEVA, via the coding sequence ATGACTGCCACCAACGCAGTGCACGCCACCGGCCTCGTGAAGAGGTTCGGGGCCTTCCACGCCGTCGACGGCATCGACCTCGAGGTCCGGCCGGGCGAGATCTTCGGCGTCCTCGGCCCCAACGGCGCGGGCAAGACCACGACCCTGAAGATGCTCGCCACGCTGCTGCCCATCGACGGCGGCGAGGCCGAGATCTTCGGCGTCGACGTACGACGCGAGCCGCACCGGATCCGTCAGCTGGTCGGGGTCACCGGCCAGTACGCGTCGGTCGACGAGAACCTCACCGGCGCGGAGAACCTCATCCTGTTCGCCCGCCTGCTCGGGCAGTCGACTGCGCAGGCGCGGCGTACCGCCGCCGACCTGCTCGGCCGCTTCGGCCTGGAGGAGGCGGCGGACCGCCAGATCCAGAACTTCTCCGGCGGCATGCGTCGCCGGCTCGACCTCGCGGCGTCGCTCATCGCCCGCCCGCCGCTGATCTTCCTCGACGAGCCGACCACCGGCCTCGACCCGCGCACCCGCGGCCAGATGTGGGACACGATCCGTGAGCTGGTCGCGCAGGGCTCGACGATCCTGCTCACGACGCAGTACCTCGACGAGGCCGACCAGCTGGCCGACCGGATCGCCGTCATCGACCGCGGCCGCAAGGTCGCCGAGGGTACGCCGGACCAGCTCAAGTCGAGCGTCGGTAGCTCCACCCTGCACCTGCGCGTGGTCGACCGCGAGCAGACCGCCCGCGCGGCAGCGATCGTCGAGCGGGTGCTCGGCGAGGCGCCGGTGCTCACGCCCGAGGCGGGCGGCCTCAACATCGCGCTCGGCGACGCCAACCAGACCGCCGACGTCCTCATCGCGCTGCGCCAGGGCGAGGTCGACATCACCACCGCGGCCGTGCGCCAGCCCACCCTCGACGAGGTCTTCCTGACCCTCACCGGACACCACGCCGAGGACGACACCGACAAGGAGGTGGCCTGA
- a CDS encoding ABC transporter permease codes for MTTLLPDTTTGAAVPAAASPHRELPARPSLRDTVHQTLAMAWRATKKMRRNPEQFFDVTLQPILFTAMFAYIFGGAISGSVADYLPLIIPGILAQTALTASMATGTQMREDMDKGVFDRFKSLPIARIAPLAGPMLADLIRYGTAATITIVVGLAMGYRPGGGFLGVLAGWALTIFAGWSLSWIFCWLGTIARSAQAVQGIGMMIMFPLTFLSNAFVPMDTLPGWLEAFVKVNPVSHVVTAVRDLMNNGDLTGQVGWALLGCTIVVAIFAPLAVRTYSRKM; via the coding sequence ATGACCACCCTGCTCCCCGACACCACCACCGGCGCAGCCGTGCCGGCCGCCGCGAGCCCCCACCGCGAGCTCCCCGCCCGTCCCTCGCTGCGCGACACCGTCCACCAGACGCTCGCGATGGCGTGGCGGGCCACCAAGAAGATGCGCCGCAACCCGGAGCAGTTCTTCGACGTGACCCTGCAGCCGATCCTGTTCACCGCGATGTTCGCCTACATCTTCGGTGGCGCGATCTCCGGCTCGGTCGCGGACTACCTGCCGCTGATCATCCCGGGCATCCTCGCCCAGACCGCGCTCACCGCGTCGATGGCGACGGGCACGCAGATGCGCGAGGACATGGACAAGGGCGTCTTCGACCGGTTCAAGTCCCTCCCGATCGCGCGGATCGCCCCGCTGGCCGGCCCGATGCTCGCCGACCTGATCCGCTACGGCACGGCCGCGACGATCACCATCGTCGTCGGCCTGGCGATGGGCTACCGGCCCGGCGGCGGCTTCCTCGGCGTGCTCGCGGGCTGGGCGCTGACCATCTTCGCCGGCTGGTCGCTGTCGTGGATCTTCTGCTGGCTGGGCACGATCGCGCGCTCGGCGCAGGCCGTCCAGGGCATCGGCATGATGATCATGTTCCCGCTGACCTTCCTGTCCAACGCGTTCGTCCCGATGGACACGCTGCCGGGCTGGCTGGAGGCCTTCGTGAAGGTCAACCCGGTCTCGCACGTGGTGACCGCGGTCCGCGACCTGATGAACAACGGCGACCTCACCGGCCAGGTCGGCTGGGCGCTGCTGGGCTGCACCATCGTGGTCGCGATCTTCGCGCCGCTGGCGGTGCGGACCTACTCGCGCAAGATGTGA
- a CDS encoding ATP-binding protein, producing the protein MPIQLTLLDGVRWEGTPVTGDRPQALLAALADAGRTIGTDRLVDLVWGEDEPANPAKALQVLVSRVRGTIGAAALVTDGDGYRLALPPEHIDAVHLRLSTRRAREILATDPAAALQHAEVALALAPAGVVEQAAGPLAEVRRRADHDLRDAAVVRARALARSGRHAEALPGLEEAAAGAPDDEPLLADLLHAVATVRGPAAALELFEAHRTDVRERLGADPGPDLQRVHRELLALDSPVREGLRYEAGPLLGRDADLRTIEGLLTSARVVSIVGPGGLGKTRLAHTVARAASLPVVHFLELVGVTDPEDLVGEVGSALGVRDSVSGRRTLTAEQRADIRARIAQQLDQAPTLLVLDNCEHIVEAVADLVAFLVATTRELRVLTTTRAPLAIAAEHVHLLPHLGTDDAVDLFRTRAEAARPGVRLDDDAVRSVVDRLDGLPLAIELAAAKVRVMQPAEIARRLDDRFALLRGGDRSAPDRHRTLLAVIDWSWNLLDERERRALRYLAAFPDGFTLEAAGAVLGDDALEPVEDLVEQSLLVVTDTDHGTRFRMLETVREFGRLQREAAGESDKVARALQDWAVDFAAREGSRLFSTDQVEAMDRIREEETNLADVLREALGAGDQDAVAGLFATLGGYWSISGDHFRSMTVAPAVAGVLDDWAVPPELADTARSALCITLFSVRFTGSDGAEQLTGQLEDLGEGTDHPALAALVRVTLAQTEGVATDLTHLIDDPDPWVRCLALQWAAHQWENRGDPHGAVEALHRALPLVHVEEGPWRRAMIDAQLSELHAQLGDAVRAAEHARLALPVLERLGAIDDAVQNRAIVATSTMIGGDLAAASAQVAELAALAPTGMPGGDVAILRTRAELALLTGEVADGLHLHRVAAEATRAMRLPGTDDVTTPWTISGEAAAVSAFALHGRGDEGRDLRDALAARALDALDPERPFMDYPVGGLVLFGLGLWALLRTDGPAEDAVRVLVLADRFSYYRFAPTMQWEPARALCEERAPGVLAEIEAEYGERRGPDLVAEARAAVTRVL; encoded by the coding sequence GTGCCGATCCAGCTGACGCTGCTCGACGGCGTGCGGTGGGAGGGCACGCCGGTCACCGGCGACCGGCCGCAGGCACTGCTCGCGGCACTCGCGGACGCCGGGCGCACCATCGGCACCGACCGCCTCGTCGACCTCGTCTGGGGCGAGGACGAGCCGGCCAACCCGGCGAAGGCGCTGCAGGTGCTGGTCTCCCGCGTGCGCGGGACCATCGGCGCGGCCGCGCTGGTGACGGACGGGGACGGCTACCGGCTCGCGCTCCCTCCCGAGCACATCGACGCCGTCCACCTCCGCCTCAGCACGCGCCGCGCCCGCGAGATCCTCGCCACCGACCCGGCCGCCGCCCTCCAGCACGCCGAGGTCGCGCTCGCGCTCGCCCCGGCCGGGGTGGTCGAGCAGGCCGCCGGTCCCCTCGCCGAGGTACGACGACGGGCGGACCACGACCTCCGCGACGCCGCCGTCGTCCGCGCCCGCGCGCTGGCCCGCTCCGGACGGCACGCCGAGGCGCTGCCCGGCCTGGAGGAGGCGGCCGCGGGAGCGCCCGACGACGAGCCCCTGCTCGCCGACCTGCTCCACGCCGTCGCGACGGTCCGCGGCCCGGCGGCGGCGCTCGAGCTCTTCGAGGCGCACCGCACCGACGTGCGCGAGCGCCTCGGCGCCGACCCCGGCCCGGACCTGCAGCGTGTGCACCGCGAGCTGCTGGCGCTGGACAGCCCGGTCCGCGAGGGACTGCGTTACGAGGCCGGGCCGCTGCTCGGTCGCGACGCCGACCTGCGCACCATCGAGGGCCTGCTCACCTCGGCCCGGGTGGTGTCGATCGTCGGCCCCGGCGGACTCGGCAAGACCCGCCTCGCCCACACCGTGGCCCGCGCCGCCAGCCTGCCCGTGGTGCACTTCCTCGAGCTGGTCGGCGTGACCGACCCGGAGGACCTGGTCGGTGAGGTCGGCTCGGCGCTCGGCGTGCGCGACTCGGTCAGCGGGCGTCGTACCCTCACGGCGGAGCAGCGGGCCGACATCCGGGCCCGGATCGCCCAGCAGCTCGACCAGGCGCCGACCCTGCTGGTGCTGGACAATTGCGAGCACATCGTGGAGGCGGTCGCCGACCTGGTCGCCTTCCTCGTCGCCACCACCCGCGAGCTGCGGGTGCTGACCACGACCCGGGCCCCGCTCGCGATCGCGGCCGAGCACGTCCACCTGCTCCCCCACCTCGGCACGGACGACGCCGTCGACCTGTTCCGCACGCGCGCCGAGGCGGCGCGTCCCGGGGTCCGGCTCGACGACGACGCGGTCCGCTCGGTCGTCGACCGGCTGGACGGGCTGCCGCTGGCGATCGAGCTCGCGGCCGCGAAGGTCCGGGTCATGCAGCCCGCCGAGATCGCGCGGCGCCTCGACGACCGCTTCGCCCTGCTCCGTGGTGGCGACCGCAGCGCCCCGGACCGCCACCGCACCCTGCTCGCGGTGATCGACTGGTCGTGGAACCTGCTCGACGAGCGCGAGCGCCGGGCGCTGCGCTATCTCGCCGCCTTCCCCGACGGGTTCACCCTCGAGGCGGCGGGGGCGGTCCTCGGCGACGACGCGCTCGAGCCGGTCGAGGACCTCGTCGAGCAGTCGCTCCTGGTCGTCACCGACACCGACCACGGCACCCGCTTCCGGATGCTGGAGACGGTCCGTGAGTTCGGCCGCCTGCAGCGGGAGGCAGCGGGCGAGTCCGACAAGGTCGCGCGCGCCCTGCAGGACTGGGCCGTCGACTTCGCGGCCCGCGAGGGCAGCCGCCTGTTCTCGACCGACCAGGTCGAGGCCATGGACCGGATCCGCGAGGAGGAGACCAACCTCGCCGACGTCCTGCGGGAGGCGCTCGGCGCCGGCGACCAGGACGCGGTGGCCGGGTTGTTCGCGACCCTCGGCGGCTACTGGTCGATCAGCGGCGACCACTTCCGCAGCATGACCGTCGCCCCGGCGGTCGCCGGCGTGCTCGACGACTGGGCGGTCCCGCCGGAGCTGGCCGACACGGCCCGCTCGGCCCTCTGCATCACGCTGTTCAGCGTGCGGTTCACGGGCTCCGACGGCGCCGAGCAGCTCACCGGGCAGCTGGAGGACCTCGGCGAGGGCACCGACCATCCCGCCCTGGCGGCGCTGGTCCGGGTGACCCTCGCCCAGACCGAGGGCGTCGCGACCGACCTCACGCACCTCATCGACGACCCGGACCCGTGGGTGCGCTGCCTCGCCCTGCAGTGGGCAGCCCACCAGTGGGAGAACCGCGGCGACCCGCACGGCGCCGTCGAGGCCCTGCACCGTGCGCTGCCGCTGGTGCACGTCGAGGAGGGCCCGTGGCGGCGGGCGATGATCGACGCCCAGCTCTCCGAGCTGCACGCCCAGCTGGGCGACGCCGTCCGGGCCGCGGAGCACGCCCGGCTGGCCCTGCCCGTGCTCGAGCGCCTCGGCGCCATCGACGACGCCGTGCAGAACAGGGCGATCGTCGCGACCTCGACGATGATCGGCGGCGACCTGGCCGCAGCGTCGGCCCAGGTCGCCGAACTGGCCGCGCTCGCCCCGACCGGTATGCCCGGCGGTGACGTCGCGATCCTGCGCACCCGCGCGGAGCTCGCCCTCCTGACCGGGGAGGTGGCCGATGGCCTCCACCTGCACCGGGTCGCGGCCGAGGCGACCCGCGCGATGCGCCTGCCCGGCACCGACGACGTCACCACGCCGTGGACGATCTCCGGCGAGGCCGCGGCGGTGTCGGCGTTCGCGCTGCACGGACGCGGCGACGAGGGCCGCGACCTGCGCGACGCCCTCGCCGCCCGGGCGCTCGACGCCCTCGACCCCGAGCGGCCCTTCATGGACTACCCCGTCGGCGGCCTCGTCCTGTTCGGGCTGGGCCTGTGGGCGCTGCTGCGCACGGACGGTCCGGCGGAGGACGCGGTCCGGGTGCTCGTGCTCGCCGACCGCTTCTCCTACTACCGCTTCGCTCCCACCATGCAGTGGGAGCCGGCCCGCGCGCTGTGCGAGGAGCGCGCGCCCGGCGTACTCGCGGAGATCGAGGCGGAGTACGGCGAACGGCGCGGGCCCGACCTGGTGGCCGAGGCCCGCGCCGCCGTCACGCGCGTGCTCTGA
- the cimA gene encoding citramalate synthase: MNQQLDLHGAFHVYDTTLRDGMQQEGLNPTVADKLAIARHLDGLGVGYIEGGWPGANPKDTEFFRRAATELDLKHARLAAFGATRRAGVQAADDPLVAALRDSGAGVVTLVAKSHVGHVEKALRTTLEENLAMVRDTVSHLRAEGQQVFLDAEHFFDGYKLDRSYALEVLRTAYDAGAEVIALCDTNGGMLPGWVSDVVHDVLETAQVRVGIHCHNDTGLAVANTLAAVDAGATHIQGCINGYGERTGNADLVNVVANLELKLDRQVLPPGLLTEATRIAHAVAEVTNVPPAARQPYVGTSAFAHKAGLHASAIKVDPDLYQHMDPAGVGNDMRLLVSEMAGRASIELKGKELGFDLSGSPDVVNRVTARVKEMESRGYTFEAADASFELLLIEEAEGHRPSYFEVESWRVITETLTHAQPGEEAVSEATVKLKAADVRYVVTGEGNGPVNALDQALRSAIVQAFPEIAKFELIDFKVRILDQGHGTDAITRVLIETSDGESSWVTVGVGANMIEASWEALVDGLTYGLLRHHVG; encoded by the coding sequence ATGAACCAGCAGCTCGACCTCCACGGCGCCTTCCACGTCTACGACACGACCCTGCGCGACGGCATGCAGCAGGAAGGCCTCAACCCGACCGTCGCCGACAAGCTCGCGATCGCGCGGCACCTGGACGGCCTGGGTGTGGGCTACATCGAGGGCGGCTGGCCGGGGGCCAACCCGAAGGACACCGAGTTCTTCCGGCGCGCGGCGACCGAGCTCGACCTCAAGCACGCGCGGCTCGCGGCCTTCGGCGCCACCCGCCGCGCGGGCGTCCAGGCCGCCGACGACCCGCTGGTCGCGGCGCTCCGCGACAGTGGCGCGGGCGTGGTCACGCTGGTCGCGAAGTCGCACGTCGGCCACGTCGAGAAGGCGCTGCGGACCACGCTCGAGGAGAACCTCGCGATGGTCCGCGACACCGTCAGCCACCTGCGGGCCGAGGGGCAGCAGGTGTTCCTCGACGCCGAGCACTTCTTCGACGGCTACAAGCTCGACCGGTCCTACGCGCTCGAGGTGCTCCGCACGGCGTACGACGCCGGGGCGGAGGTGATCGCGCTGTGCGACACCAACGGCGGCATGCTGCCCGGCTGGGTCTCCGACGTCGTCCACGACGTGCTCGAGACCGCGCAGGTCCGGGTCGGCATCCACTGCCACAACGACACGGGCCTCGCCGTCGCGAACACCCTCGCGGCCGTCGACGCGGGCGCCACCCACATCCAGGGCTGCATCAACGGCTACGGCGAGCGCACCGGCAACGCCGACCTCGTCAACGTCGTGGCCAACCTCGAGCTGAAGCTCGACAGGCAGGTGCTGCCGCCGGGGCTGCTCACCGAGGCGACCCGGATCGCCCACGCCGTCGCCGAGGTGACCAACGTGCCGCCCGCCGCCCGGCAGCCCTACGTCGGCACGTCGGCCTTCGCGCACAAGGCCGGCCTGCACGCCAGCGCGATCAAGGTCGACCCCGACCTCTACCAGCACATGGACCCGGCCGGCGTCGGCAACGACATGCGCCTGCTGGTCTCGGAGATGGCCGGCCGCGCGTCGATCGAGCTCAAGGGCAAGGAGCTCGGCTTCGACCTGTCCGGCTCGCCGGACGTCGTCAACCGGGTCACCGCCCGGGTCAAGGAGATGGAGTCCCGCGGCTACACCTTCGAGGCCGCCGACGCCTCCTTCGAGCTGCTCCTCATCGAGGAGGCCGAGGGTCACCGGCCGTCGTACTTCGAGGTCGAGAGCTGGCGCGTGATCACCGAGACCCTCACCCACGCGCAGCCGGGGGAGGAGGCAGTCTCGGAGGCGACGGTCAAGCTCAAGGCCGCCGACGTCCGCTATGTCGTCACGGGCGAGGGCAACGGCCCCGTCAACGCGCTCGACCAGGCGCTGCGCTCGGCGATCGTGCAGGCCTTCCCGGAGATCGCGAAGTTCGAGCTGATCGACTTCAAGGTCCGCATCCTCGACCAGGGCCACGGCACCGACGCGATCACCCGCGTCCTGATCGAGACCAGCGACGGGGAGTCCTCCTGGGTCACCGTGGGCGTCGGCGCGAACATGATCGAGGCGTCGTGGGAGGCGCTCGTCGACGGCCTGACCTACGGCCTGCTGCGCCACCACGTGGGCTGA
- a CDS encoding branched-chain amino acid aminotransferase, with translation MQITTTLSANPTDDARLAEILANPGFGTYFSDHMFTVEWTQEKGWYDARITPYGPITLDPAAAVLHYAQETFEGMKAYRHADDSLWLFRPEANAERMKRSSHRLALPVLEVPDFVQAVEELVKVDARWVPGNADGGEKSLYIRPFMFASEKFLGVRPAQHVTFMVIASPAGAYFKGGIKPVTLWLTEEYTRAGRGGMGAAKTGGNYASSLVAQQEAYAHGCDQVVFLDAQEGKYVEELGGMNMYFVFDDGSIVTPETGTILEGITRASIIELAGKMGHQVTERKFSIDEWREGVASGRITEIFACGTAAVVTPVGSLKYAGGETAAPASQDLTMRIREALVGVQLGRNEDTFGWMRKIV, from the coding sequence ATGCAGATCACCACCACGCTCTCTGCGAACCCCACCGACGACGCCCGGCTGGCAGAGATCCTGGCCAACCCCGGCTTCGGCACGTACTTCTCCGACCACATGTTCACCGTCGAGTGGACGCAGGAGAAGGGCTGGTACGACGCGCGCATCACGCCGTACGGACCGATCACCCTGGACCCCGCGGCGGCCGTCCTGCACTACGCGCAGGAGACCTTCGAGGGGATGAAGGCCTACCGCCACGCGGACGACTCGCTGTGGCTGTTCCGGCCCGAGGCCAACGCCGAGCGGATGAAGCGCTCCAGCCACCGCCTCGCGCTGCCCGTCCTCGAGGTGCCCGACTTCGTCCAGGCCGTCGAGGAGCTGGTCAAGGTCGACGCCCGCTGGGTGCCCGGCAACGCCGACGGCGGCGAGAAGAGCCTCTACATCCGGCCCTTCATGTTCGCCTCCGAGAAGTTCCTCGGCGTGCGCCCGGCCCAGCACGTCACCTTCATGGTGATCGCCAGCCCGGCCGGGGCCTACTTCAAGGGCGGCATCAAGCCGGTCACGCTGTGGCTGACCGAGGAGTACACCCGCGCCGGCCGTGGTGGCATGGGCGCGGCCAAGACCGGCGGCAACTACGCCTCGTCCCTCGTCGCCCAGCAGGAGGCCTACGCCCACGGCTGCGACCAGGTCGTCTTCCTCGACGCGCAGGAGGGGAAGTACGTCGAGGAGCTCGGCGGCATGAACATGTACTTCGTCTTCGACGACGGCTCGATCGTCACGCCGGAGACGGGCACCATCCTCGAGGGCATCACCCGCGCCTCGATCATCGAGCTCGCCGGCAAGATGGGCCACCAGGTCACCGAGCGGAAGTTCAGCATCGACGAGTGGCGCGAGGGCGTCGCCAGCGGCCGGATCACCGAGATCTTCGCCTGCGGCACCGCCGCCGTCGTCACCCCCGTCGGCTCGCTCAAGTACGCCGGCGGCGAGACCGCCGCCCCGGCCAGCCAGGACCTCACCATGCGGATCCGTGAGGCGCTCGTCGGCGTCCAGCTCGGTCGCAACGAGGACACCTTCGGCTGGATGCGCAAGATCGTCTAG
- a CDS encoding alpha/beta fold hydrolase encodes MSTLVRLPDGAELDVTDLGDGPDVLLLVQTALTADELLPVAQEPALAGWRRVLPHRRGYDASGPALDPPAVRDDAADCIALLDALDLPAAHLLGFSYSTAVVLEVAATWPERVASVVLVEPPPVHTAFAGEFAEVNAELAGVFTRDGAEAALDALLSRLLGADWHPATEAALPGSVAQMERDAATFFVHDMPALLAWGFDATRAGRVRCPVLHVAADGSGPWFAASRDLALQWFPHALQAEVAGADHGLMLTHPADVAAAVAAFLGGARVSPA; translated from the coding sequence GTGAGCACCCTGGTGCGGCTGCCGGACGGCGCCGAGCTCGACGTGACCGACCTCGGCGACGGCCCCGACGTCCTGCTGCTCGTGCAGACGGCGCTCACCGCCGACGAGCTTCTCCCCGTCGCGCAGGAGCCCGCACTGGCGGGCTGGCGGCGGGTCCTCCCCCACCGACGCGGGTACGACGCCAGCGGGCCCGCGCTCGACCCGCCCGCCGTCCGCGACGACGCCGCCGACTGCATCGCGCTGCTGGACGCGCTCGACCTGCCGGCCGCCCACCTGCTCGGCTTCTCGTACTCGACCGCCGTCGTGCTCGAGGTCGCGGCCACCTGGCCGGAACGCGTCGCGTCGGTGGTCCTCGTGGAGCCGCCGCCCGTGCACACGGCGTTCGCGGGCGAGTTCGCGGAGGTGAACGCCGAGCTCGCCGGTGTCTTCACGCGCGACGGAGCGGAGGCAGCGCTCGACGCCCTGCTGTCGCGGCTGCTGGGCGCGGACTGGCACCCCGCGACCGAGGCAGCGCTGCCGGGCTCGGTCGCGCAGATGGAGCGCGACGCGGCCACCTTCTTCGTCCACGACATGCCGGCGCTGCTGGCGTGGGGGTTCGACGCCACCCGCGCCGGACGGGTCCGCTGCCCGGTGCTGCACGTCGCCGCCGACGGCAGCGGCCCGTGGTTCGCCGCCTCCCGGGACCTGGCCCTCCAGTGGTTCCCCCACGCCCTCCAGGCGGAGGTGGCCGGGGCCGACCACGGCCTGATGCTCACCCACCCGGCCGACGTCGCGGCGGCCGTCGCCGCCTTCCTGGGCGGCGCCCGGGTCAGCCCGGCGTGA
- a CDS encoding serine/threonine-protein kinase: protein MTTQPGPTPVRVGDYALLTKLGEGGMGIVHLARGSDGRRVALKVLRPQIVGDQEARGRLAREVSSLTRIRSPWVAEMLAADPWADVPYVVTRYVPGLSLHEHVATEGPVDGSDLNWLAGCLAEGLAAVHAVGVLHRDVKPGNVLMEGRTPILIDFGLARVADDVRLTQTGWLLGTPGYLAPEILYGDEATPAADVHAWAATVAYAASGRAPYGRGPAMAVMDRTRRGQHDLSGIPRPMADVLAAALHPDPLERPLLDEVLAWLRPLSTRPELPPVPPPGALFDGPPAPEQDDFTLPLALAAQAGAPDAPTVVPAPPAPPTPRTMPEPVSTSRPAQPPPPVTLRQDAPPAPDAMRRMEQEWDQANGFDPEAPFAPQPQAPLPERLRRWTAIGAGAVALGAGFAAAPWVAALLVVLAVWLLRAGSLAASAVAQRRTVRGAKWYDALRWLATSPWHLVRAVTGTVVLVAWSAGLGLAAGLICYALAVDVPGTLMACGATLGVALWSGPGGSRFRSPVARVLFPACRSTLPWLFLCAGLLAVAAVLGVLVAGQGVSWIPWSSGPFGL from the coding sequence GTGACGACCCAGCCCGGCCCCACCCCTGTGCGGGTGGGCGACTACGCCCTGCTGACGAAGCTGGGCGAGGGCGGCATGGGCATCGTGCACCTGGCGCGGGGCTCGGACGGGCGCCGGGTCGCGCTGAAGGTGCTGCGTCCGCAGATCGTCGGCGACCAGGAGGCGCGCGGCCGGCTGGCCCGCGAGGTCAGCTCGCTCACGCGGATCCGCAGCCCGTGGGTGGCCGAGATGCTCGCCGCCGACCCGTGGGCCGACGTGCCCTATGTCGTCACCCGCTACGTGCCGGGGCTCTCGCTCCACGAGCACGTCGCCACGGAGGGCCCGGTCGACGGGTCCGACCTGAACTGGCTCGCCGGCTGCCTCGCCGAGGGTCTCGCCGCCGTGCACGCCGTCGGCGTCCTGCACCGCGACGTGAAGCCGGGCAACGTGCTGATGGAGGGTCGTACGCCGATCCTCATCGACTTCGGGCTCGCCCGCGTCGCCGACGACGTCCGGCTGACCCAGACCGGCTGGCTGCTCGGTACGCCGGGCTATCTCGCCCCCGAGATCCTGTACGGCGACGAGGCGACCCCCGCCGCCGACGTGCACGCGTGGGCGGCGACCGTCGCGTACGCCGCCAGCGGCCGGGCCCCCTACGGCCGCGGCCCGGCGATGGCGGTCATGGACCGCACCCGCCGTGGGCAGCACGACCTCTCCGGCATCCCGCGGCCGATGGCCGACGTCCTCGCCGCCGCGCTCCACCCCGACCCCCTGGAGCGACCGCTCCTCGACGAGGTCCTGGCCTGGCTGCGGCCGCTGAGCACGCGCCCCGAGCTGCCGCCGGTGCCGCCGCCGGGCGCCCTGTTCGACGGGCCGCCCGCGCCGGAGCAGGACGACTTCACGCTGCCGCTCGCGCTCGCCGCCCAGGCCGGTGCCCCCGACGCGCCGACCGTGGTGCCGGCTCCGCCCGCGCCGCCGACGCCGCGCACGATGCCCGAGCCGGTGTCGACCTCCCGGCCGGCGCAGCCCCCGCCGCCGGTCACGCTCCGGCAGGACGCGCCGCCGGCTCCCGACGCGATGCGGCGGATGGAGCAGGAGTGGGACCAGGCCAACGGCTTCGACCCCGAGGCCCCGTTCGCGCCCCAGCCGCAGGCGCCGCTGCCCGAGCGGCTGCGTCGCTGGACCGCGATCGGTGCGGGTGCCGTCGCCCTCGGCGCCGGCTTCGCGGCCGCCCCGTGGGTGGCCGCCCTCCTCGTCGTGCTCGCCGTGTGGCTGCTCCGTGCCGGCTCGCTGGCCGCGTCGGCGGTCGCGCAGCGTCGTACCGTCCGCGGCGCGAAGTGGTACGACGCCCTGCGCTGGCTCGCCACCAGCCCGTGGCACCTGGTCCGGGCCGTGACCGGGACGGTCGTCCTGGTGGCGTGGAGCGCCGGCCTGGGGCTCGCGGCGGGGCTGATCTGCTACGCGCTGGCCGTCGACGTGCCGGGCACGTTGATGGCATGCGGGGCCACCCTCGGCGTCGCCCTGTGGTCCGGTCCCGGCGGCAGCCGGTTCCGCTCGCCGGTCGCCCGGGTGCTCTTCCCGGCCTGCCGCAGCACGCTGCCGTGGCTGTTCCTGTGCGCCGGCCTGCTCGCGGTGGCGGCGGTCCTCGGCGTGCTGGTCGCGGGACAGGGCGTCAGCTGGATCCCGTGGTCGAGCGGTCCTTTCGGACTGTGA